One window from the genome of Magnolia sinica isolate HGM2019 chromosome 4, MsV1, whole genome shotgun sequence encodes:
- the LOC131242528 gene encoding uncharacterized protein LOC131242528, whose translation MNSRGNVNGEHNSHPNPNHRPYPTPPHHHHPSYHPRPSSSASFRGCCCCLFLLLTFLALLLVAVVLVVVLAIKPKKPQFDLQQVNVQYIIVAPSAAATAAYLSLNLTMIFTAVNPNKVGIKYSPSAFYIMYKGVPLGLATVPGFYQPAHSRRTVETRASVDRVNVLQQDALELVRDATLNDRVELRVTGDVGAKIRIMEITSPRVKVAVDCAIVISPRKQSLTYKQCGVDGLSV comes from the exons ATGAACTCCCGTGGTAACGTAAACGGCGAGCACAACTCACACCCAAACCCCAACCACCGCCCTTATCCTACTCCTCCTCACCACCACCACCCCTCCTACCATCCTCGGCCCTCGTCCTCGGCTTCCTTCAGAGGCTGCTGCTGTTGCCTCTTCCTCCTTCTAACCTTCCTCGCTCTCCTCCTTGTCGCCGTAGTCCTAGTCGTAGTCCTCGCCATCAAGCCCAAGAAGCCCCAGTTCGATCTGCAGCAGGTAAACGTCCAGTACATCATCGTCGCGCCGTCAGCGGCGGCGACGGCTGCCTACCTCTCCCTGAATCTGACCATGATCTTCACGGCCGTTAACCCCAACAAGGTCGGGATCAAGTACAGCCCCTCGGCCTTCTACATCATGTACAAGGGGGTGCCGCTGGGGCTGGCGACGGTGCCGGGATTCTACCAGCCGGCGCACAGTAGAAGGACCGTGGAGACCAGGGCTAGCGTGGACCGGGTTAACGTGCTCCAGCAAGACGCGCTGGAGCTGGTGCGGGACGCGACGTTGAACGACCGAGTCGAGCTCAGGGTGACAGGGGACGTCGGAGCCAAGATCCGGATTATGGAGATTACTTCGCCCCGGGTTAAG GTGGCGGTCGATTGTGCGATTGTGATTAGCCCGAGAAAGCAGTCGCTTACTTACAAGCAATGTGGAGTGGATGGATTGAGCGTCTGA